A region of Longimicrobium sp. DNA encodes the following proteins:
- a CDS encoding sigma-70 family RNA polymerase sigma factor codes for MHDSTDSELIQRILDGEGERYAILVERYQDPLFRHALGMVGDADAAADLVQDSLVKAYTRLHTCNDPSRFAAWIFRILRNRCRDWLKNRRQHTVELKDDTASTSDDDDPGTVLERSELGRVVEAALARLPEAQREAFLLKHVEGLSYEEMADRLETGISALKMRVMRAREALQLLLRDVV; via the coding sequence GTGCACGATTCCACTGACTCGGAGCTGATCCAGCGCATCCTCGACGGCGAGGGCGAGCGCTACGCGATCCTGGTGGAGCGCTACCAGGATCCGCTCTTTCGTCATGCGCTCGGCATGGTGGGCGACGCGGACGCGGCGGCGGACCTGGTGCAGGACTCGCTGGTGAAGGCGTACACGCGCCTCCACACCTGCAACGACCCGTCGCGCTTTGCCGCCTGGATCTTTCGCATCCTCCGCAACCGCTGCCGCGACTGGCTCAAGAACCGCCGCCAGCACACCGTCGAGCTCAAGGACGACACCGCCTCCACCTCCGACGACGACGACCCCGGCACCGTCCTGGAGCGGAGCGAGCTGGGCCGCGTGGTGGAAGCCGCCCTCGCCCGCCTCCCCGAGGCCCAGCGCGAGGCCTTCCTCCTGAAGCACGTGGAGGGTCTGTCGTACGAGGAGATGGCCGACCGCCTGGAAACGGGGATCAGCGCGCTCAAGATGCGGGTGATGCGGGCGCGGGAAGCGCTGCAGCTGCTGCTGCGGGACGTGGTGTGA
- a CDS encoding TraR/DksA C4-type zinc finger protein has protein sequence MLTEEQRTTVEGLLIREREQVLDAIGHHDAEVQDLRDRAGELSQYRVHPADLATESQEKEKDFMITSMEGGRLYAIDDALRRLYDDPENFGKCASCGRDIEWERLEVIPETTLCAEDARAVDEETGAADAADPREASRAGE, from the coding sequence ATGCTGACCGAAGAACAGCGCACGACCGTGGAGGGCCTCCTCATCCGCGAGCGCGAGCAGGTGCTGGACGCGATCGGGCATCACGACGCGGAGGTGCAGGACCTGCGCGACCGGGCGGGCGAGCTGAGCCAGTACCGCGTCCACCCCGCCGACCTCGCGACGGAGAGCCAGGAGAAGGAAAAGGACTTCATGATCACCAGCATGGAGGGCGGCCGTCTCTATGCCATCGACGACGCGCTCCGGCGGCTCTACGACGATCCCGAGAACTTCGGCAAGTGCGCCAGTTGCGGCCGCGACATCGAGTGGGAGCGCCTGGAGGTGATCCCGGAGACCACCCTCTGCGCCGAAGACGCCCGCGCGGTGGATGAGGAGACCGGCGCGGCGGACGCGGCCGATCCGCGGGAGGCGTCGCGGGCGGGGGAGTAG
- a CDS encoding response regulator, producing the protein MALPNAKRPLVALADDDEIHAEVVSMWLDRHGFEVVRFGTGDELLAWAQGGPATRPDALLLDVEMPGRDGFQVHQELRRITDFSTTPTVFVSGIAPDRLAARAREVGAQASLSKDEHLLPLLSAWLTATLLPPAA; encoded by the coding sequence ATGGCACTCCCGAACGCGAAGCGCCCGCTGGTCGCCCTGGCGGACGACGACGAGATCCACGCCGAGGTGGTCTCCATGTGGCTGGACCGGCACGGCTTCGAGGTCGTGCGGTTCGGCACCGGCGACGAGCTTCTGGCCTGGGCGCAGGGCGGGCCCGCCACCCGCCCGGACGCCCTCCTCCTGGACGTGGAGATGCCCGGCCGTGACGGCTTCCAGGTCCACCAGGAGCTGCGCCGCATCACCGACTTCTCCACCACGCCCACGGTGTTCGTGAGCGGCATCGCGCCCGATCGATTGGCGGCGCGCGCCCGCGAGGTCGGCGCGCAGGCGTCGCTGAGCAAGGACGAGCACCTCCTCCCCCTGCTGAGCGCCTGGCTCACCGCCACGCTCCTCCCGCCCGCCGCGTAG
- a CDS encoding SdrD B-like domain-containing protein gives MSFTGTLTRMVARDPSRTRWVRRALAAAWVAGLATVGAPRAATAQAGDTVLVVNRVSATFGTQDGFVGTAEATATVVVKITAGVRITAPQSAALVPGERRVFAHRLENVGNGADRYTLAASGPSGWTIRLYLDTDGNGVLGAGDLLVSGPVPLGARESAALLLVVEVPSNAPDMGSTAIDVKATSTADPTVTDSVRDTVTVRRPLAALSLGKSVDRSDATPGDTLRYTLTYANAGDAASGAAEVTDTLASVLSAVPGSLTLNGAPLTDAADGDAGSVERIAGGRQLVRVRVGAIAAGAAGGISFRAVVGAEAGSEPVRNSATMNVERLPDTPPMGANSPVVETQLVRAQLALAKELAGSDTVRVGQTAEFRLTWTNSSAVTAHQVVLEDTLPAGLEFIRAERGAEVAGRVVRWSLGSLRPGETGSAVLTVRVVARPQDAAIVNRATLRAANASPVTAEAGGLKALGFNGDELVVTKTAGVLEAAMGEAIPFTVAVQNKASVALRNVEVIDILPAGLRYVEGRLTGADSARVEGNTVRFWIGELPALATRTVSYVATVVSPGDARALQNRATATAEGGTLRSDTASAWVRMRGGFAVQVRTLVGKVWMDANDNGRQEAGERGVAGVDVWSADGEVVTTDREGRFSFRDVRVGTHALRVDTVGVPAGFGFARPQDAVVRVRMEGWTTPRVDFRLVPRGGAATVTVTGPNAPAERTVGGGPAAPVAPSADAPVKKDSLPAAPRVAPARTEEARQADAASSFATGPAVRFFAPADGAVIATNRVFVGVRGEPGATVRLFDGDSAIAEATLRPDGVADFIGVQVGAGPHRLRVEMKNSWGQQRADSLALHVSGEAGRFEVDGTVAALHAGAPRADTVRVRVLDTWGVPLAGGIAVTVEGSGAEPLGADREPASPGQQLRADSAGMLFVPVRPGHIVGPGELRLSSGKAAGRIPLRVLPSTRPLIATGVGQIGVGAAPDAFGAVTVRGSVGRETTVSVSYDSRRGSQADDFFARGYDPNDESRYPTFGDGSERRVLSSSTQKVSARVERGYDWVAMGDVETGDFGGDPRLGTYGRSLTGVTGRVATGAVTWRGFGSMTDQVLAQRQVRGNGTSGPYRFGNSVRPGTDRVAVEVRARENAARVISRQELVRWSDYQIDYATGEVLLQHPVPTNDLAGNPVFVVAMLESRSGGEARFVGGVRMEVDAARILRMGATGDSLAFSVMGVRDGGEPTSGFGGQDLLGTGVRLRRGSLSLRGEMLRSQRPDSSAFAGRAEASVSLFKDRARIGAEWLKVGAGFAPGTDPRLSAGVQEIRAIGELRLSPANSFSITHDRQRFDGFGMERASTMLRSRNVVAGRPLVTEAGMTSDNDGSGTAASALGKMTLSVTPRADVWLEGAHVLSDRRPVLGSTTLPSRPDQMGLGASYRVFGSTRIEGTHRWVTTHGDSAGSYGLSSVNVRTGAILGGQMWGGLERADTERASHSAVLGWNQRLSLNGGWALNVLAERHFGLNRASLLDPTRALPFAQTERDRWSTGAGVEYLPTDSALRFSARAELHGGAEAQGYRIDVAGDLPIGSSAALLTRHDWWQDNRNVGNGMQLARRDRSLLGLAMRPAQHNDLNVLAKLEWRNTVNPLLAGSVGSSALSERRLIGATDALWAVRKGTEIGARYAVRWASRQDSSSGLGAVSNLAHFGGARLQQEIRGPLSMRMDGRVLLDATGRASRWNLAPALVAALGPRVEVEGGYRFGNLIDPDFAQQGGRGFYATLGVRFTESALTSAADFWRERIARDR, from the coding sequence ATGTCCTTTACTGGCACTCTCACCCGCATGGTCGCCCGCGACCCGAGCCGGACCCGCTGGGTCCGCCGGGCCCTGGCCGCCGCATGGGTGGCCGGCCTGGCAACCGTGGGGGCGCCCCGCGCCGCCACGGCCCAGGCCGGGGACACGGTCCTCGTGGTCAACCGCGTTTCCGCCACCTTCGGCACCCAGGACGGGTTCGTGGGCACGGCGGAGGCGACGGCGACGGTGGTGGTGAAGATCACGGCGGGGGTGCGGATCACCGCGCCCCAGTCGGCGGCGCTCGTCCCGGGCGAGCGGCGTGTCTTTGCGCACCGGCTGGAGAATGTGGGCAATGGGGCGGACCGGTACACCCTGGCGGCCAGCGGGCCGTCGGGGTGGACCATCCGCCTGTACCTGGACACCGATGGAAATGGGGTGCTCGGGGCGGGGGATCTCCTCGTCTCGGGTCCCGTCCCCCTGGGGGCGCGCGAGTCCGCGGCGCTCCTTCTCGTGGTTGAAGTACCCAGCAACGCGCCCGACATGGGCTCCACGGCGATCGACGTGAAGGCGACCAGCACGGCCGACCCGACCGTCACGGATTCCGTGCGCGACACCGTCACGGTGCGCCGCCCGCTCGCCGCGCTCTCGCTGGGCAAGTCGGTGGACCGCTCCGACGCGACGCCGGGCGACACCCTCCGCTACACCCTTACCTACGCCAACGCGGGCGACGCCGCTTCCGGCGCGGCCGAGGTGACCGACACCCTCGCCTCCGTGCTGAGCGCGGTCCCCGGCTCCCTGACGCTGAACGGCGCGCCGCTGACCGATGCCGCCGACGGCGACGCGGGCTCGGTGGAGCGCATCGCCGGCGGACGCCAGCTGGTGCGCGTCCGGGTCGGCGCCATCGCGGCCGGCGCGGCGGGTGGCATCTCCTTCCGCGCGGTGGTGGGCGCGGAGGCGGGCTCGGAGCCCGTCCGCAACTCCGCCACGATGAACGTGGAGCGCCTCCCCGACACTCCGCCGATGGGCGCCAACTCGCCCGTGGTGGAGACGCAGCTCGTCCGCGCGCAGCTCGCGCTGGCCAAGGAGCTGGCGGGGTCGGACACGGTTCGCGTGGGGCAGACGGCCGAGTTCCGGCTGACCTGGACCAACAGCTCCGCCGTCACCGCCCACCAGGTGGTGCTGGAAGACACCCTGCCGGCCGGGCTCGAGTTCATCCGCGCCGAGCGCGGCGCCGAAGTGGCCGGCCGCGTGGTCCGCTGGAGCCTTGGCTCGCTGCGCCCGGGCGAGACGGGCAGCGCCGTGCTGACGGTGCGCGTCGTGGCGCGTCCCCAGGATGCGGCCATCGTCAACCGCGCCACCCTGCGCGCGGCCAACGCGTCACCGGTGACGGCCGAGGCGGGCGGGCTGAAGGCGCTCGGCTTCAACGGCGACGAGCTGGTCGTCACCAAGACGGCCGGCGTGCTGGAAGCCGCCATGGGCGAGGCGATCCCCTTCACGGTCGCCGTGCAGAACAAGGCGAGCGTGGCGCTGCGCAACGTCGAGGTGATCGACATCCTCCCCGCGGGGCTGCGCTACGTGGAAGGGCGCCTCACCGGCGCCGACAGCGCGCGGGTGGAAGGGAACACCGTGCGCTTCTGGATCGGCGAGCTGCCGGCGCTGGCCACGCGCACCGTCTCGTACGTGGCGACGGTGGTGTCGCCGGGCGACGCGCGGGCTCTGCAGAACCGCGCCACGGCCACGGCCGAGGGCGGCACGCTGCGCAGCGACACCGCCAGCGCCTGGGTGCGGATGCGCGGCGGCTTCGCGGTGCAGGTGCGCACCCTGGTGGGCAAGGTGTGGATGGACGCCAACGACAACGGCCGCCAGGAAGCGGGCGAGCGCGGCGTGGCGGGCGTGGACGTGTGGAGCGCCGACGGCGAGGTGGTGACCACCGACCGCGAGGGCCGCTTCTCCTTCCGCGACGTGCGCGTCGGCACGCACGCCCTGCGCGTGGACACGGTGGGCGTGCCGGCCGGCTTCGGCTTCGCCCGCCCCCAGGACGCGGTGGTTCGCGTGCGGATGGAAGGGTGGACGACGCCGCGCGTGGACTTCCGCCTGGTGCCGCGCGGCGGCGCCGCGACCGTGACGGTCACGGGCCCCAACGCCCCGGCCGAGCGCACCGTCGGCGGCGGCCCCGCCGCGCCGGTCGCGCCCTCCGCCGACGCGCCGGTTAAAAAGGACTCGCTCCCCGCCGCCCCGCGTGTGGCCCCCGCGCGCACCGAGGAAGCCCGCCAGGCGGACGCCGCCAGCAGCTTCGCGACGGGGCCGGCGGTGCGCTTCTTCGCCCCGGCGGACGGCGCGGTGATCGCCACCAACCGCGTCTTCGTGGGCGTGCGCGGCGAGCCGGGCGCCACGGTGCGCCTCTTCGACGGCGACTCCGCGATCGCCGAGGCCACCCTGCGCCCCGACGGCGTGGCGGACTTCATCGGCGTGCAGGTGGGCGCCGGTCCGCACCGCCTGCGCGTGGAGATGAAGAACTCGTGGGGCCAGCAGCGCGCGGACAGCCTCGCCCTGCACGTCTCCGGCGAGGCCGGCCGCTTCGAAGTGGACGGCACCGTGGCCGCGCTGCACGCCGGCGCCCCGCGCGCCGACACGGTGCGGGTGCGGGTGCTGGACACGTGGGGCGTCCCGCTGGCCGGCGGCATCGCCGTCACGGTGGAAGGCTCCGGCGCCGAGCCGCTGGGCGCGGACCGCGAGCCGGCCTCCCCCGGCCAGCAGCTGCGCGCCGACAGCGCGGGAATGCTCTTCGTGCCGGTGCGCCCCGGCCACATCGTCGGCCCGGGCGAACTCCGCCTCTCCTCGGGAAAGGCCGCCGGCCGCATCCCGCTGCGCGTCCTTCCCTCCACCCGCCCGCTGATCGCGACGGGCGTGGGGCAGATCGGCGTGGGCGCGGCGCCGGACGCGTTCGGCGCGGTGACGGTGCGCGGCTCGGTGGGCCGCGAGACCACGGTGAGCGTCTCCTACGACTCGCGCCGCGGCAGCCAGGCGGACGACTTCTTCGCCCGCGGCTACGACCCGAACGACGAGTCGCGCTATCCCACCTTTGGCGACGGGAGCGAGCGGCGCGTCCTCTCCTCCTCCACCCAGAAGGTCTCGGCGCGCGTGGAGCGCGGCTACGACTGGGTGGCGATGGGCGACGTGGAGACCGGCGACTTCGGCGGCGACCCGCGGCTGGGGACGTACGGCCGCTCGCTGACCGGCGTAACCGGGCGCGTGGCGACCGGCGCGGTGACGTGGCGCGGCTTCGGCAGCATGACCGACCAGGTGCTCGCCCAGCGCCAGGTGCGCGGCAACGGCACCTCCGGACCGTACCGCTTCGGAAACTCCGTGCGCCCGGGCACCGACCGGGTGGCCGTTGAGGTGCGCGCCCGTGAGAACGCGGCCCGCGTGATCTCGCGCCAGGAGCTGGTCCGCTGGTCCGACTACCAGATCGACTACGCCACGGGCGAGGTGCTCCTGCAGCACCCGGTTCCCACCAACGACCTTGCCGGCAACCCGGTGTTCGTGGTGGCGATGCTGGAGAGCCGCTCGGGCGGCGAGGCCCGCTTCGTAGGCGGCGTGCGGATGGAGGTGGACGCCGCCCGCATCCTTCGCATGGGCGCAACCGGCGACTCGCTGGCCTTCTCGGTGATGGGCGTGCGCGACGGCGGCGAGCCGACGTCCGGCTTCGGCGGGCAGGACCTGCTGGGCACCGGGGTGCGCCTGCGCCGCGGCTCCCTCTCCCTGCGTGGCGAGATGCTCCGCTCGCAGCGGCCCGACTCGTCGGCCTTCGCCGGCCGCGCGGAAGCTTCCGTGTCGTTGTTCAAGGACCGCGCGCGGATCGGGGCCGAGTGGCTCAAGGTTGGCGCCGGCTTCGCGCCGGGCACCGACCCGCGCCTCAGCGCCGGCGTGCAGGAGATCCGCGCCATCGGCGAGCTCCGGCTCTCCCCCGCCAACAGCTTCAGCATCACGCACGACCGCCAGCGCTTCGACGGCTTCGGGATGGAGCGCGCCAGCACCATGCTGCGCAGCCGCAACGTGGTGGCCGGCCGCCCGCTGGTGACCGAGGCGGGGATGACGAGCGACAACGACGGGAGCGGCACCGCCGCCTCCGCGCTGGGCAAGATGACGCTGTCGGTGACGCCGCGCGCCGACGTGTGGCTGGAGGGCGCGCACGTCCTCTCCGACCGGCGCCCGGTGCTGGGGAGCACGACGCTTCCCTCGCGGCCGGACCAGATGGGCCTCGGCGCATCGTACCGCGTCTTCGGCAGCACGCGCATCGAGGGCACGCACCGCTGGGTTACGACGCACGGCGACTCGGCCGGCAGCTACGGCCTCAGCTCCGTGAACGTGCGGACCGGCGCCATCCTGGGCGGGCAGATGTGGGGCGGCCTGGAGCGCGCCGACACCGAGCGCGCTTCGCACTCCGCGGTGCTGGGCTGGAACCAGCGGCTGAGCCTGAATGGCGGCTGGGCGCTCAACGTGCTGGCCGAGCGCCACTTCGGCCTCAACCGCGCCTCGCTCCTGGACCCCACGCGCGCCCTTCCCTTCGCGCAGACGGAGCGCGACCGCTGGTCGACGGGCGCCGGGGTCGAGTACCTCCCCACCGACAGCGCGCTGCGCTTCTCGGCGCGGGCGGAGCTGCACGGCGGCGCCGAGGCCCAGGGCTACCGCATCGACGTGGCGGGCGACCTTCCCATCGGCTCGTCCGCGGCGCTCCTCACGCGGCACGACTGGTGGCAGGACAACCGCAACGTGGGCAACGGGATGCAGCTCGCCCGCCGCGACCGCTCCCTGCTGGGCCTGGCGATGCGCCCGGCGCAGCACAACGACCTGAACGTGCTCGCCAAGCTGGAGTGGCGGAACACGGTCAACCCGCTCCTCGCCGGGAGCGTGGGCTCGTCGGCACTTTCCGAGCGGCGGCTGATCGGCGCCACGGACGCGCTGTGGGCCGTGCGCAAGGGTACGGAGATCGGCGCGCGCTACGCGGTGCGCTGGGCTTCGCGCCAGGACAGCAGCTCGGGGCTGGGCGCCGTGTCCAACCTGGCGCACTTCGGCGGCGCGCGCCTCCAGCAGGAGATCCGCGGCCCGCTCTCGATGCGGATGGACGGACGCGTGCTGCTGGACGCGACCGGCCGCGCCTCCCGGTGGAACCTGGCGCCGGCGCTGGTGGCCGCGCTGGGGCCGCGGGTTGAGGTGGAGGGCGGCTACCGCTTCGGCAACCTGATCGATCCCGACTTCGCGCAGCAGGGCGGGCGCGGCTTCTATGCCACCCTGGGCGTGCGCTTCACGGAGAGCGCGCTGACCAGCGCGGCGGACTTCTGGCGCGAGCGCATCGCGCGCGACCGATAA